The Urbifossiella limnaea genome has a window encoding:
- a CDS encoding glycosyltransferase: protein MRLLVSTFGSAGDVFPMLGLALALRGRGHVVTFATNPYFEEPVRRHGFDFEPLGTAAQFEDTIRDPGLWKPRTGFRTVLDRLGDAIRQQYTLHEKLRLPGVTNVFGFGALTAREKLGLPVVSVHLQPSVIWSNVVPPDFAGLAGPLWLRRLLYAAGIRFFAHPTVARSLNPWRAELGLGPLPRVDRWWHSPDGVVGLFPDWFGPPQPDWPPGVVLTDFPLWNDGTADGLPADLAAFLDAGEPPLAFTPGSANVHGRAFFAAAVDAAQRLGRRALLLTRFPEQLPAALPPGVRHVTYAPLDVLLPRTAAFVHHGGVGSMSQALAAGTPQLVMPLAHDQFDNLARAVRLGVGEGLAVKRFTGRRVAAALARLLGSAEVASACRAVAAKLTVRDGLARSAAAVERLITARNPG from the coding sequence ATGCGACTCCTCGTCAGCACGTTCGGTAGCGCCGGGGACGTGTTCCCGATGCTCGGCCTGGCCCTGGCGCTCCGCGGCCGGGGCCACGTCGTCACGTTCGCCACCAACCCCTATTTCGAGGAGCCGGTCCGCCGGCACGGCTTCGACTTCGAGCCCCTCGGCACCGCCGCGCAGTTCGAGGACACGATCCGCGACCCGGGCCTGTGGAAGCCGCGGACCGGCTTTCGCACCGTGCTCGACCGCCTCGGTGACGCCATCCGCCAGCAGTACACCCTCCACGAGAAGTTGCGACTGCCCGGTGTCACGAACGTGTTCGGCTTCGGGGCACTGACCGCACGCGAGAAGCTCGGCCTGCCGGTCGTGAGCGTCCACCTACAGCCGTCCGTGATCTGGAGCAACGTCGTGCCGCCGGACTTCGCCGGACTGGCGGGGCCGCTCTGGCTCCGGCGGCTGCTCTACGCCGCCGGCATCAGGTTCTTCGCGCACCCGACGGTGGCCCGCTCCCTGAACCCGTGGCGCGCCGAACTCGGGCTCGGGCCGCTGCCGCGCGTCGACCGCTGGTGGCACTCGCCGGACGGCGTGGTGGGGTTGTTCCCCGACTGGTTCGGCCCGCCGCAGCCGGACTGGCCGCCGGGAGTGGTTCTAACCGACTTCCCGCTGTGGAACGACGGCACGGCCGACGGCCTGCCCGCCGACCTGGCGGCGTTCCTGGACGCCGGGGAGCCGCCACTGGCGTTCACGCCGGGCTCGGCGAACGTCCACGGCCGGGCGTTCTTCGCTGCGGCGGTCGATGCGGCGCAGCGGCTGGGCCGGCGGGCGCTGCTCCTGACGCGGTTCCCGGAACAGCTCCCGGCAGCGCTGCCGCCCGGCGTGCGGCACGTGACCTACGCCCCGCTCGACGTCCTGCTGCCGAGGACGGCGGCCTTCGTGCACCACGGCGGCGTCGGCTCGATGTCGCAGGCGCTCGCGGCGGGCACGCCGCAACTGGTGATGCCGCTGGCGCACGACCAGTTCGACAACCTGGCGCGGGCCGTCCGGCTCGGCGTCGGGGAAGGGCTCGCCGTGAAGCGGTTCACCGGCCGGCGTGTGGCCGCGGCGCTGGCGCGGCTGCTCGGCTCGGCCGAGGTTGCCAGCGCGTGTCGTGCGGTGGCGGCGAAACTGACCGTGCGCGACGGCCTGGCCCGCTCCGCGGCCGCGGTCGAGCGGTTGATCACCGCACGGAATCCCGGGTGA
- a CDS encoding TfoX/Sxy family protein yields the protein MHSDPGLVARVRDHIGRTRGVSEKVMFGGVAFFLDGNIVAGVWHEDLIARLGPAAADALDEPHVRPFDITGRPMTNWVMVDPDGIDTQRQLADWLGRALAFVGTLPAKPLKPRRS from the coding sequence ATGCACTCCGACCCCGGCCTCGTGGCCCGCGTCCGCGACCACATCGGCCGCACCCGCGGCGTCTCCGAAAAGGTCATGTTCGGCGGCGTCGCCTTCTTCCTCGACGGTAACATCGTCGCCGGCGTGTGGCACGAAGACTTGATCGCCCGCCTCGGCCCCGCCGCCGCGGACGCTCTCGACGAGCCGCACGTTCGCCCGTTCGACATCACCGGCCGGCCGATGACCAACTGGGTGATGGTGGACCCCGACGGCATCGACACCCAGCGCCAACTCGCCGACTGGCTCGGCCGGGCACTCGCATTCGTGGGGACGCTCCCGGCGAAGCCGCTGAAGCCGCGCCGGTCGTAG
- a CDS encoding DMP19 family protein — translation MADTLADLFDHCGDTDFCDRVFVRICEVHGNGADVSRLTEEERTVSLVWGSLGVIGNGGFRYLFEGSVRGDPNYALTRRAFEAIGCPEAAEAFREALSAFPDCVPPVNQAKRERAYLHHFPGMGTSPDRAFYAAQDDIPKRLANWLRSRNRPHPHLAKPE, via the coding sequence ATGGCCGACACGCTGGCCGACCTGTTCGACCACTGCGGCGACACGGACTTCTGCGACCGCGTGTTCGTCCGCATCTGCGAGGTTCACGGCAACGGGGCCGACGTCTCCCGGCTGACCGAGGAAGAACGGACCGTGTCCCTCGTGTGGGGCTCGCTCGGTGTCATCGGCAACGGCGGCTTCCGCTACCTGTTCGAGGGAAGCGTCCGCGGCGACCCGAACTACGCCCTCACCCGGCGGGCGTTCGAGGCGATCGGATGCCCGGAAGCGGCCGAGGCATTTCGTGAGGCGCTGTCGGCGTTTCCGGACTGCGTCCCGCCAGTGAACCAGGCCAAGCGAGAGCGGGCGTACCTACATCACTTCCCGGGGATGGGGACTTCACCCGACCGGGCCTTCTACGCGGCTCAAGACGATATCCCCAAACGGCTGGCGAACTGGCTGCGCTCGCGCAACCGACCGCACCCGCACCTGGCAAAGCCGGAGTAA
- a CDS encoding DUF1559 domain-containing protein, whose amino-acid sequence MHSSVPRPRRAFTLIELLVVIAIIAILIGLLLPAVQKVREAASRAKCQNNLKQVGIAMHNCHDVNGYFPSGGWGWNWVGEPGRGSGKDQPGGWVYSILPYAEQGALAQLQGAAGFSTRNQTSLSIFSCPSRRAAAPYPNYYNYGYYNPGNSILPTFGRTDYAACVSGNSNANEIDGGPSTLAAGDAMAPAGWDGIFGRKSQTRIADILTGTSNQCMVAEKYLNPNNYVTGTDGGDNECMYTGLNNDVYRTTYNPPLQDRQGLGDTLRFGSAHIGGLNVALGDGSVRTIRYSVDGAMWRQFGNMRSTTPINLN is encoded by the coding sequence ATGCATTCCTCGGTCCCGCGGCCCCGCCGCGCGTTCACACTCATCGAACTGCTCGTCGTCATCGCCATCATCGCCATCCTCATCGGCCTCCTGCTGCCGGCGGTGCAGAAGGTGCGGGAGGCGGCCAGCCGGGCGAAGTGCCAGAACAACCTCAAACAGGTTGGCATCGCCATGCACAACTGCCACGACGTGAACGGGTACTTCCCGTCGGGCGGGTGGGGCTGGAACTGGGTCGGCGAGCCGGGCCGCGGGTCCGGCAAGGACCAGCCGGGCGGGTGGGTGTACAGCATCCTGCCGTACGCCGAGCAGGGGGCGCTGGCCCAACTGCAAGGGGCGGCCGGGTTCAGCACGCGGAACCAGACGTCGCTGTCGATCTTCAGCTGCCCGAGCCGCCGCGCCGCGGCCCCGTACCCGAACTACTACAACTACGGCTACTACAACCCCGGCAACTCCATCCTGCCGACGTTCGGCCGCACCGACTACGCGGCGTGCGTGTCGGGCAACTCGAACGCGAACGAGATCGACGGCGGGCCGAGCACCCTCGCCGCGGGCGACGCGATGGCCCCCGCCGGGTGGGACGGCATCTTCGGCCGCAAGAGCCAGACCCGCATCGCCGACATCCTGACCGGCACCAGCAACCAGTGCATGGTCGCCGAGAAGTACCTGAATCCGAACAACTACGTGACCGGCACCGACGGCGGCGACAACGAGTGCATGTACACCGGGCTGAACAACGACGTGTACCGCACCACGTACAACCCGCCGCTCCAGGACCGCCAGGGGCTCGGCGACACCCTGCGGTTCGGCAGCGCCCACATCGGCGGGCTGAACGTCGCCCTCGGCGACGGGTCGGTCCGCACGATCCGCTACAGCGTGGACGGCGCCATGTGGCGACAGTTCGGCAACATGCGCAGCACCACGCCGATCAACCTGAACTGA
- a CDS encoding tetratricopeptide repeat protein, with translation MSRTYDSAAQPTLADLTTAFLATRSDAAAAAVEPVGSEVEPHEVTAGFRIEPRTAWADATATLPASPAATPTEWATLVSLPVAAYAVPMAAGNFPQRVRDVAPLLGRFDAAALRPSAAGTPAPGLSGLRTWVVREAKKRTAAAALVAAGVARAAGELDWAAELLADAEALCTGDDRGRWENERAALAWHRGDAADALARWEALPDAPAVRFNRGMALLFLGRAAEAKGVLTAAISALPEGSGWRDLAELYRTLAEIHG, from the coding sequence ATGAGCCGCACCTACGACTCCGCCGCCCAGCCGACCCTCGCGGACCTCACGACCGCCTTCCTGGCCACCCGCTCAGACGCCGCCGCGGCGGCAGTCGAGCCGGTCGGAAGCGAAGTGGAGCCCCACGAGGTCACGGCCGGGTTCCGGATCGAACCCCGGACCGCCTGGGCCGACGCCACCGCCACCCTTCCCGCCAGCCCGGCCGCGACGCCGACCGAGTGGGCGACGCTCGTGTCGCTACCGGTCGCAGCCTACGCCGTGCCGATGGCCGCGGGGAATTTTCCGCAGCGCGTCCGCGACGTGGCCCCGCTGCTGGGCCGCTTCGACGCCGCCGCCCTCCGCCCGTCGGCGGCCGGCACCCCCGCCCCGGGCCTCAGCGGCCTGCGGACGTGGGTCGTGCGCGAGGCGAAAAAGCGGACCGCCGCCGCGGCGCTGGTGGCCGCGGGGGTCGCGCGGGCGGCCGGCGAGCTGGACTGGGCGGCGGAGTTGCTGGCCGACGCCGAGGCGCTGTGTACCGGCGACGACCGCGGCCGGTGGGAGAACGAGCGGGCGGCACTGGCGTGGCACCGCGGCGACGCGGCCGACGCCCTGGCCCGCTGGGAGGCACTGCCCGACGCCCCGGCCGTGCGCTTCAACCGCGGCATGGCACTTTTGTTCCTGGGCCGCGCGGCCGAGGCGAAGGGCGTGCTGACGGCCGCGATTTCGGCCCTGCCCGAAGGGAGTGGCTGGCGCGACCTGGCCGAGTTGTACCGCACACTGGCCGAGATTCACGGGTAA
- the lysA gene encoding diaminopimelate decarboxylase, with product MDHFAYRDRTLLCEDVPVPELAEKYGTPLYVYSEAALLARLTEVQTAFKAADPIIAYSVKSNGNLSICRLMAQHGSGFDVTSGGELHRALTAGGSGKKIVYAGVGKSDAEMRDGLAKGVFLFNVESEAELHALGAVAQSLGVKAPVALRVNPDLPPKTHAKTDTSVKGVKFGLDIETVVDVARSVVGHPGLAIVGVHMHLGSPILSAEPYRQGAAKAVQLVKAFREMGHDIRFLNMGGGFGISYRKQEALPAAAFAEVILPAVKETGCQLVLEPGRFIVGNSGILVSRVVFTKETGGKRYVIQDAAMNDLIRPTLYDSFHRVWPVTPAADVPTWPEDCEAAIPNTQPVDVVGPVCESGDFLAKGRHLPALSRGDLLATFSAGAYGMAMASNYNSRLRAAEVLVTGRTHRLIRRRETFADLTACEDDCLR from the coding sequence ATGGACCACTTCGCCTACCGCGACCGCACCCTGCTCTGCGAGGACGTGCCCGTCCCCGAGCTGGCCGAGAAGTACGGCACGCCGCTGTACGTCTACAGCGAAGCGGCCCTGCTCGCGCGGCTCACCGAGGTGCAGACCGCCTTCAAGGCCGCCGACCCGATCATCGCCTACAGCGTGAAGTCGAACGGCAACCTCAGCATCTGCCGGCTCATGGCCCAGCACGGCAGCGGCTTCGACGTGACCTCCGGCGGCGAGCTCCACCGCGCCCTCACGGCCGGCGGCTCGGGGAAGAAGATCGTCTACGCCGGCGTCGGCAAGTCGGACGCCGAGATGCGCGACGGGCTCGCCAAGGGCGTCTTCCTGTTCAACGTCGAGAGCGAGGCCGAGCTGCACGCCCTCGGCGCCGTCGCGCAGAGCCTGGGGGTGAAGGCGCCGGTGGCGCTGCGGGTTAATCCCGATCTGCCGCCCAAGACGCACGCCAAGACCGACACGTCCGTCAAGGGCGTCAAGTTCGGCCTCGACATCGAGACCGTCGTGGACGTGGCCCGGTCCGTCGTCGGCCACCCCGGGCTGGCGATCGTCGGCGTCCACATGCACCTCGGCTCGCCGATCCTCAGCGCCGAGCCGTACCGCCAGGGGGCCGCGAAGGCGGTGCAGTTGGTGAAGGCGTTCCGCGAGATGGGGCACGACATCCGCTTCCTCAACATGGGCGGCGGCTTCGGGATCAGCTACCGGAAGCAGGAAGCGCTTCCCGCCGCGGCTTTCGCCGAGGTCATCCTCCCCGCGGTGAAGGAGACCGGCTGCCAGCTCGTTCTCGAACCGGGGCGGTTCATCGTCGGCAACTCGGGCATCCTGGTCAGCCGCGTCGTGTTCACCAAGGAAACGGGCGGCAAGCGCTACGTCATCCAGGACGCGGCGATGAACGACCTCATCCGCCCGACGCTGTACGACTCGTTCCACCGCGTCTGGCCGGTGACGCCGGCCGCGGACGTGCCGACCTGGCCCGAGGACTGCGAAGCTGCCATCCCGAACACGCAGCCCGTGGACGTGGTCGGGCCGGTGTGCGAGAGCGGCGACTTCCTGGCAAAGGGGCGGCACCTGCCGGCGCTTTCCCGCGGCGACCTGCTGGCGACGTTCAGCGCCGGCGCGTACGGGATGGCGATGGCCAGCAACTACAACAGCCGGCTCCGGGCGGCCGAGGTTCTCGTTACAGGCCGCACACACCGACTGATCCGCCGCCGCGAGACGTTCGCCGACCTCACCGCGTGCGAAGACGATTGCCTCCGGTGA